The Gopherus evgoodei ecotype Sinaloan lineage chromosome 8, rGopEvg1_v1.p, whole genome shotgun sequence genome includes a region encoding these proteins:
- the LOC115656492 gene encoding beta-1,3-galactosyltransferase 2-like gives MTHYRRYFVISWRCSMMCIFLMGSICFLGIYLFFIPKTFNYFAVLAKIKVKENTDLSSMKRSVFPTKEYGKPETAKKDISFRSNVSSFKQFLLNRKVGGLTINAAPFASELNYIQSFRFVINERDICKEITPFLILLIATKADQKQHREAIRKTWGNESVVPGIKIVRLFMLGASDKEQNEALLRESSQYHDIIQQDFLDTYKNLTLKTMMGLKWVATYCGDANFVMKTDSDVFVNTEYLIQRLLKPLMPPSQYYFTGNLIRNGQPHRNRESKWYMPKEVYSTERYPDFCSGTGYVLSGTLAAKIVKASLKVKYIYLEDIYVALCLEQEGINMVPPPKNYLFNLYKVPFSPCTYSRLITSHGINPDEQITYWETLQSNKNVCSK, from the coding sequence ATGACCCACTATAGAAGATATTTTGTCATTTCTTGGAGGTGCTCCATGATGTGCATTTTCTTGATGGGCTCCATCTGTTTTCTAGGgatatatttgtttttcattcctAAGACTTTTAATTACTTTGCTGTTTTAGCAAAAATCAAAGTTAAAGAAAACACTGATTTGAGTTCAATGAAAAGATCTGTATTTCCTACCAAAGAATATGGCAAACCTGAGACAGCAAAAAAAGACATTTCCTTCAGAAGCAATGTTTCTAGCTTCAAACAATTCTTGCTAAACAGGAAGGTAGGGGGACTAACTATAAATGCAGCTCCATTTGCTAGTGAACTCAATTACATTCAGTCCTTTAGGTTTGTTATTAACGAAAGAGATATATGTAAGGAAATAACTCCTTTTTTAATACTATTAATAGCAACCAAAGCTGATCAAAAGCAGCACAGGGAAGCCATCAGGAAAACCTGGGGAAATGAATCTGTGGTTCCAGGAATAAAGATTGTTCGCTTATTTATGTTGGGTGCTAGCGACAAAGAGCAAAATGAAGCCCTACTGAGGGAAAGCAGTCAATATCATGACATCATTCAACAAGACTTTCTGGACACCTACAAGAACCTAACTCTTAAAACCATGATGGGCTTGAAGTGGGTTGCCACCTACTGTGGTGATGCAAATTTTGTCATGAAAACAGACAGTGATGTTTTTGTTAATACAGAATATTTAATACAAAGGCTCCTAAAACCACTTATGCCTCCTTCACAGTATTATTTCACTGGCAACCTTATAAGAAATGGTCAGCCTCATCGAAATCGTGAAAGCAAATGGTACATGCCAAAGGAAGTCTACTCCACTGAGCGGTACCCTGATTTTTGTtcaggaactgggtatgttttaTCAGGAACCCTGGCTGCAAAAATTGTCAAGGCATCTTTAAAAGTAAAGTATATATACTTGGAAGATATTTATGTAGCTCTTTGTCTTGAACAAGAGGGAATTAATATGGTACCCCCACCTAAAAACTATTTGTTTAATCTATATAAAGTCCCATTTTCTCCTTGCACATACAGCAGACTGATTACCTCCCATGGAATTAATCCAGATGAACAGATAACATACTGGGAAACATTGCAAAGTAACAAAAATGTCTGTAGTAAATAA